From a single Aspergillus puulaauensis MK2 DNA, chromosome 2, nearly complete sequence genomic region:
- the APA2 gene encoding putative bis(5'-nucleosyl)-tetraphosphatase (COG:F;~EggNog:ENOG410PHNY;~InterPro:IPR043171,IPR019200,IPR036265,IPR009163;~PFAM:PF09830;~go_function: GO:0003877 - ATP adenylyltransferase activity [Evidence IEA];~go_function: GO:0005524 - ATP binding [Evidence IEA];~go_process: GO:0009117 - nucleotide metabolic process [Evidence IEA]) encodes MLASGAAQVYRRNRRLPPASPAFVGPPRLICPVFSNSQTQLFQRGICMMQLGLTESLPALVAKRFAAAKDAGHLIFSQTHLEILRPGGIPYQLRYCPALANKPTGKPKADEGNNKKRFDPFENPSPDLLIAHFPRENPTHFLVLNKFPVIPNHFILATTAWREQTDILEKEDLAAAYACVKAWSDDSQTDGTKPRRLFAFFNSGYESGASQPHRHLQFLPVESMSQDDETGTWRPLIDTVPSQPASSESEFRRISWLPLANFALPLPPNASAESLHEIYVSLYKAAAVAAGVPRNEVRSSTGPAAVSYNLAMTESTMMICPRKSVSAVVEVDDAVRKDIHEAGVVELNGTLLGGTMMVKAEAEWSELRRSSDGLMKVLGSIGYPQPDIREVALL; translated from the exons ATGTTGGCCTCAGGCGCCGCTCAAGTATACCGTAGGAATCGACGGTTGCCGCCCGCATCCCCCGCATTTGTTGGTCCCCCCCGTCTCATCTGTCCTGTCTTCTCCAATTCTCAAACCCAACTCTTCCAACGAGGAATCTGCATGATGCAGCTTGGGTTGACCGAGAGTCTTCCGGCTCTCGTGGCAAAGCgatttgctgctgccaaaGACGCTGGCCACTTGATTTTCTCCCAGACTCATCTTGAAATTCTACGCCCTGGCGGCATCCCT TATCAACTCCGATACTGCCCTGCTCTTGCCAACAAGCCGACCGGAAAGCCCAAAGCGGACGAGGGAAACAACAAGAAACGATTCGACCCCTTCGAGAACCCATCCCCAGACCTTCTGATCGCACACTTTCCGAGAGAAAACCCGACACATTTTCTCGTATTGAATAAGTTCCCGGTCATCCCGAATCATTTCATTCTCGCAACGACTGCCTGGCGGGAACAAACGGATATacttgagaaggaagatttggcggcggcgtatGCCTGCGTTAAGGCATGGAGCGATGACAGCCAAACGGACGGCACGAAACCCAGAAGGTTATTCGCATTTTTCAACTCCGGGTACGAAAGCGGTGCAAGCCAGCCACATAGACATCTGCAGTTCCTACCTGTGGAGTCAATGTCTCAAGATGACGAGACTGGGACATGGAGGCCGCTAATCGACACGGTCCCTTCACAACCAGCTTCATCTGAATCAGAATTTCGACGGATATCCTGGCTCCCACTTGCCAATTTTGCTCTCCCCTTGCCCCCGAATGCTTCTGCCGAGAGTCTCCACGAAATATATGTGTCTCTGTACAAGGCCGCCGCAGTGGCAGCAGGTGTCCCCCGAAATGAAGTGCGGTCGAGCACCGGGCCTGCGGCCGTTAGTTACAACCTTGCAATGACAGAATCCACGATGATGATCTGTCCGCGGAAGAGCGTCAGCGCCGTGGTAGAGGTCGATGACGCAGTGCGCAAGGACATCCACGAAGCGGGAGTTGTTGAGCTTAATGGGACGCTCCTTGGTGGAACGATGATGGTGAAAGCTGAAGCAGAATGGAGTGAGTTGCGCCGGAGCTCGGATGGTCTCATGAAGGTGCTTGGTTCCATTGGGTATCCCCAGCCGGACATAAGAGAAGTCGCCCTGTTATGA
- a CDS encoding uncharacterized protein (COG:S;~EggNog:ENOG410PRFC), giving the protein MDIERNILPPPHPSCLAVLPINTSGNALPQMPFDPRTDFPQIPKIITKSGDFQMDDRVGTDGLCSVTADETPNVDLFSELQAIEEQYNHWQINFPVVDPGASVLSNAFQTQSPSERSSHWGTFKVDPPSPEGQLTFDDYGSSNASVPTPDLFHPIPRHIPYTMAGHFASENMPETISTFEQTETPQENHSYESSGPLVQEQDWTNDELSLQSLLHERQTPGTASPGTVAENYTPSTIDGTYDNSLVSPWPTLKIQGHWDVQQPSATQNNDEVVWNEPHVYSDIDSQPDQFCQFTETGDDINGLPYMGPGFETFSQSSSPFDTCVPTFPNFYQHGDATPLQDFNEIPYSENHIPYQNGLPQITSAGSFFNTFGQISSYQPSYTERMNAWTNDARNALLIEYKRRGLSYRDIKKIGGFREAESTLRGRYRTLTKSKDQRVRRPHWQDNDVRLLCEAVNLYTELDRRSICTSACRSRRPDPEPKIPWKKVAQYISAHGGSYHFGNSTCKKKWCEVQSTLGGDHSAPTDAVIFS; this is encoded by the exons ATGGACATTGAGCGCAAtatccttcctcctcctcatccctcGTGTTTAGCTGTCCTGCCCATTAATACTTCTGGGAACGCTCTTCCACAGATGCCTTTTGATCCACGAACAGACTTCCCCCAAATCCCAAAGATCATTACCAAGAGTGGTGATTTTCAAATGGACGACCGCGTGGGAACTGACGGATTGTGCTCGGTTACGGCCGATGAGACACCAAATGTCGATCTATTTAGCGAACTCCAAGCCATCGAAGAACAATATAATCATTGGCAAATCAACTTCCCAGTCGTCGATCCAGGTGCAAGCGTTTTATCCAACGCATTCCAAACTCAGTCACCATCAGAGCGTTCATCTCATTGGGGCACTTTCAAAGTTGatcctccaagcccagaagGTCAGCTCACGTTCGACGACTATGGCTCCAGCAATGCCAGCGTCCCTACTCCCGATTTATTTCACCCCATTCCGAGACATATTCCATACACGATGGCCGGGCATTTTGCCTCCGAAAACATGCCAGAAACAATATCGACGTTCGAACAAACGGAGACTCCACAAGAGAATCACTCGTATGAGAGTAGTGGACCTCTGGTGCAAGAGCAAGACTGGACGAATGACGAATTGTCCCTTCAATCTCTGCTTCATGAAAGGCAGACTCCTGGCACAGCCTCTCCTGGCACAGTGGCCGAAAACTATACACCAAGCACCATTGATGGAACATATGACAATAGTTTGGTGTCCCCGTGGCCCACGCTGAAGATCCAAGGACATTGGGATGTACAGCAGCCCAGCGCGACTCAAAACAATGACGAGGTTGTGTGGAATGAGCCACATGTTTATTCCGATATCGATTCGCAACCGGACCAATTTTGCCAATTCACTGAGACAGGTGACGATATCAATGGCTTGCCCTACATGGGACCCGGCTTTGAAACCTTTTCTCAGTCCTCATCGCCCTTTGATACTTGCGTACCGACATTCCCCAATTTCTACCAGCACGGCGACGCAACCCCACTCCAAGATTTCAACGAGATACCATATTCGGAGAATCATATCCCATATCAAAATGGGCTTCCGCAAATCACTTCGGCAGGCTCGTTCTTCAACACTTTCGGGCAAATCTCCTCCTACCAACCAAGTTACACCGAACGTATGAACGCCTGGACAAATGATGCCCGGAATGCGCTTCTCATCGAATACAAGCGCCGCGGGCTCTCGTACCGGGACATCAAGAAGATCGGCGGATTCAGAGAGGCTGAGTCAACGCTTCGTGGCAGGTATCGGACTTTGACAAAGTCCAAGGACCAGCGCGTACGAAGACCTCACTGGCAAGATAATGAT GTCAGACTTCTGTGCGAAGCTGTCAATCTATATACGGAACTCGACAGACGCAGCATCTGCACTTCGGCGTGTCGTTCAAGACGTCCAGACCCAGAACCCAAGATACCTTGGAAGAAGGTTGCTCAGTACATCTCGGCTCACGGAGGGTCGTATCATTTCGGCAATTCCACCTGCAAAAAGAAGTGGTGCGAAGTGCAAAGTACGCTCGGGGGTGATCATTCAGCTCCAACGGACGCTGTTATTTTCTCATAA
- the zfpA gene encoding putative C2H2 finger domain protein (COG:S;~EggNog:ENOG410PHHG;~InterPro:IPR036236,IPR013087), translating into MQSDQNSADFLLFPSRSNNAKMMAVESSRHHQGPYFQDFSIDPALVDSFSFNVDNLGAYGQHDPGLTQASYQNAGFGDSYPEMAKSNGFPLMPTTPPAVPISNSEPYMSGVSTASGPSIASASSSAMGSPYSANAQNFQEEWVDTNHGLGLPGAVMGDLFPNENMVNTFDSEGFYQKKSDSFVDPSLIQPMQQQPQLTLTPPAISYPEQSDYTLAPNGFYPQSPEPSQFHQAESYMLKQSFSQQSNLVPPSPIPSGPHSRPVSIYDRRSSISSIHSRPSQASPGASGNELDDDTKEKGRCPHPDCGRVFKDLKAHMLTHQSERPEKCPIVTCEYHTKGFARKYDKNRHTLTHYKGTMVCGFCPGSGSPAEKSFNRADVFKRHLTSVHGVEQTPPNCRKRSPAASSNKSVSDYCQDATGKCSTCSGTFNNAQDFYEHLDDCVLRVVQQEEPSEAINQQRLAEVESDEEVKKTMEKHKLLDTAGSVDRYDENDDDDDDFDDQRPAKGTAKAGKGSRVILGNNNAVSKYSSNANNKGRITASKRRSNRDRYPQSWGCPSNNIKMKKRVLCVFDGQRRLWKDEMMLDNEFEVRLKLPGGAGDGTNREAYITDLDVETLKRANGILSASEEERGAWVDGPSGQLIGQPAMLLPDFSQNHEAENVDIDELMS; encoded by the exons ATGCAAAGCGACCAAAATTCCGccgatttccttctcttcccttcgCGATCCAACAACGCCAAAATGATGGCAGTCGAATCTTCAAGGCATCACCAAGGCCCGTACTTTCAGGATTTCTCTATTGATCCTGCCCTGGTCGACTCCTTTAGCTTCAATGTGGACAACCTTGGTGCATATGGCCAGCATGACCCCGGTCTAACCCAAGCCTCCTACCAGAACGCTGGCTTTGGCGATTCCTATCCTGAAATGGCTAAATCAAATGGTTTCCCCCTCATGCCCACCACTCCTCCGGCGGTTCCGATTTCCAACTCTGAGCCTTACATGTCGGGCGTATCGACCGCCTCTGGCCCTTCAATCGCTAGtgcttcctcctccgccatGGGCTCCCCATACTCGGCCAACGCGCAGAACTTCCAGGAGGAGTGGGTGGATACAAACCACGGACTGGGGCTTCCTGGTGCGGTCATGGGTGACCTGTTCCCTAACGAGAACATGGTGAATACTTTTGACTCGGAAGGATTCTACCAGAAGAAGTCAGACAGCTTTGTTG ACCCCTCTCTCATTCAGCCTAtgcaacaacaaccgcagcTCACCCTTACTCCACCTGCTATCTCCTACCCCGAACAATCCGACTATACCCTTGCCCCCAACGGCTTCTACCCTCAGTCCCCTGAACCCTCTCAATTCCACCAGGCAGAGAGTTACATGCTGAAGCAGTCGTTCTCGCAACAATCCAACCTTGTACCCCCATCGCCAATACCATCTGGCCCGCATTCTCGCCCTGTATCGATATATGATCGCCGGTCGTCAATATCGTCTATTCACTCTCGCCCTTCACAGGCGAGCCCCGGTGCCAGTGGCAACGAATTGGATGATGACACCAAGGAGAAGGGTCGATGCCCTCACCCGGATTGTGGACGTGTCTTTAAAGACTTGAAAGCCCACATGCTTACCCACCAATCGGAAAGACCGGAGAAGTGCCCTATTGTGACTTGCGAGTACCACACCAAGGGCTTCGCTCGCAAATACGATAAGAACCGACACACCCTTACCCATTACAAGGGAACGATGGTGTGCGGTTTCTGCCCTGGCTCGGGCTCACCCGCGGAGAAGAGTTTCAACCGGGCGGATGTTTTCAAACGCCACTTGACCTCAGTTCACGGTGTGGAACAGACCCCACCCAACTGCCGCAAGAGAAGCCCCGCTGCTTCCTCAAATAAGAGCGTATCCGATTATTGCCAGGATGCGACCGGAAAGTGCTCCACTTGCTCGGGTACTTTCAACAACGCTCAAGACTTCTATGAGCATTTGGACGACTGTGTCCTTCGCGTGGTGCAGCAAGAAGAGCCTAGTGAGGCCATCAACCAACAGCGACTAGCTGAAGTTGAGTCGGACGAGgaagtgaagaagaccaTGGAGAAGCATAAACTACTCGACACGGCTGGCTCCGTTGATCGATACGACGAaaacgatgatgatgatgacgactttGATGATCAACGACCAGCCAAAGGCACTGCGAAGGCAGGCAAAGGATCCCGCGTGATCCTAGGGAATAACAATGCTGTCTCCAAGTACTCATCGAACGCCAATAACAAGGGCCGTATCACCGCGTCCAAGAGGAGAAGCAACCGTGACCGATACCCTCAGTCCTGGGGATGCCCTAGCAACAACATTAAGATGAAGAAGCGCGTTCTCTGCGTCTTCGATGGCCAGCGTCGACTATGGAAGGACGAAATGATGCTCGACAATGAGTTTGAAGTCCGACTCAAGTTGCCCGGTGGTGCTGGAGACGGCACCAACCGCGAAGCCTACATCACCGACCTGGACGTTGAGACGCTGAAGCGCGCCAACGGTATCCTCAGCGCTAGCGAGGAGGAACGCGGCGCTTGGGTTGACGGGCCCTCGGGACAGTTGATCGGACAACCGGCGATGCTGCTCCCGGACTTTTCGCAGAACCACGAGGCAGAAAACGTGGACATTGACGAATTGATGTCATGA